GTAAAAGCAGGACACCCCAAAAGCAAGCGGTCCCCGCCACAGCGGCTCACCCCTTGCCCTTTGAGGCTTTCTTGCTGGGCTGGCGCTGGTTGGTGCCAGGGGCGGGTTCCCTCAGCTCAGTCAGGTGctgctcagggtcctgagatgtaGCTGCGGCGGCCGCTGCTGTTGTAACTTTAATGGTTTTTTTAAGGTTGGCGACCTACCCGGATGAAAGAAATGAGGGATAGTAAGGAAAGTCCCAGAATCAGACCGTCTCTGCCTACCTTGTCTGTTTGCTACAGCCACGGTCCCAACCCATCTGCACAGGACAACTGGCCCAGGTGGCGGGAGCTTGGGCCTGTCCCGATCTCTCACCCGCTCACCTCACTCTCGATCTGCTGCTTCAGGCCTAGCTGCTGCTCCTTGTGCTGGTTGGCGCGGCTCACCTGCTCCTCGATGCCTGACAGCACCACCTCACAGCCCACACACCTGCGAGAATCAGGAGAGGAGACGCGTCAGCAGGAGGAGGCTGTGAGCACATGCTCACGAAAAACAGACTCAGAATAGCCTGCACACAAACCCCTCGTCTGAGTTAGGAACCTTCGCCAGGGCGCCTGGAAACCACGTGCAACAGTAGTCCTAGGAGCCACAAAGACactcagggtggggtgggggggagataaGAGAGGTGAAGTGCCTGGAGTAACGTGCAACATGCGAGAGGAGGAACTACAAACAGCACCGGGTAGATgctggagagaggggaaaaaaggtatATTGAATTCAGACaagaacacaaagagaaaaacgGAAGTGGGAGAGACCCATGGCCTACAGACAGTGCTGCTTACAAGACGGATGGGATGAATCCCGCTTAAGACAAGTGAGGATCCAACACCCCGGTGAGGATCCTCTTAAGAGtactgctctccccctcccccaaggacTATGCCAAGGACACTGCTTCTGGCCTCTCACCCCGCAGGCCCTCCTCTGCTCCCTTTTGCCCTCAGAAGCTTTTGGAGGAATGAGCTCCTCTCCCTTCATCCTCTGGGATTCCACCTctacagcccagcccagccctccccctcccaagCGCCTCCCCCTTTCCCGGAGTGAGGAGAGAAGGAACAGGGCCGGGCACCCGTCTCACCACTCCTGCAGGGTTCGAGCAATGGCACTGAGGTCCTGACGCTGGATGTCCCGCCCAATGCTGTAGTCAACCTCCAGCCGCTGATTGCGCTGGTCCAGGGAGCCGCGGAGCACGTCGGCGTACACCGCCTCTATGACAAGGTCTTCCAGCTGCCGCACGTTCCGCAGGGCAAGGGCCTCCAGCAACACTGCATATGGGATACACTGGGGTGCAGGGAGGTCGGGCGGGGATCTGTGAGGCTCTGCAGCACTGAAGCGCCTCCAagattcttccctccttccccccagccTCAGCTCCCCTGCCTACTCTCCACTCCTACTCCTCCTAAAGGATTTCCTCTAAAAGGCTGGTTCTAAGGCAAAATAAGTGAAAGTATCGCCCCctgacctgggtggctcagttggttgggcaactgccttcggctcaggtcatgatcctggagtcccgggatagagtcccgcatcgggctccctgctcagcagggagtctgcttctccctctgaccctctttcctctcgtgctctctctctctcaaataaataaaatcttaaaaaaaaaaaaaagtatcgcCCCCTGAAAAATAACATCCCGAGAAAGACAACTGCAAATAAGATAGAAGATTTACGTTCCCCTACCACCCTTGACCTCCCACCCCACAGGGAAAGAAAGTGACAACTGTCTGGCTGTCAGTCCTCTGGCCATAGCTCAGGACAGCACACAGACCTTGGTCCAGATAAGCCTGATGTAACAGGAACTGGTGGGGGAGGGCTCTGAGTTACTATTTATCGTTTATCCCCACTTCCTTCCACAGAGGCACCTCATGACAGAGAGCCTGGTTTAGGTAAAATCATGAGGACCACAGGAGAGTCAAGTAACAGCTGAGAGAATgtaggtgggtgggagagggataTTTAATAAAAAACTGAACCTAACTGGAACTACAGAGATACTTCTGGGTTATACACTTTTGACTTTAGCAAATAGAAGCCTCGCACTTTGCCAGAAGAGAGAGAGCCTTATTCCCAGATCTGAAAATTGAGACTgagtgggacttttttttttttttaagatttttatttatttgagagagcgagcgtgcaCACGTGAGCATGAGTGGGCACAAGCTGGTGGCGGGGGGcgtgtagagggagagggagaagcagactccacgctgagcagggagcccgatgcagagctcgatcccaggatcccagaaccatgacctgaaccaaaggcagacccttaactgactgagccactcaggcgcccctgtgtggGACTTTCTTTAGTGAGGAGGAAGGTGATTGCTAAACAAGTGAATGGCACCCTGGTTGCTGTTTTGACCCAAGATGcaaaaaatgttgaatgaaaaacaaaaacaaaacagaaaactaagaATAATATTCAGCCCGAAAGGCTGCAGGTAGTGGATTTCAGATACGAGGGAcgtggtggggtggggaaagcAAAAGAGCAACACTGCGGGCAAAGGCTGTCTGACTGCAAATTCCCTTCAGACAGGCTCTTCGAAGGGACATTCCCCTTTGGCTCaggactgggcgggggggggggcggactgTCACTCACCTTGACTTTGGCAGCCAGGGTGACAACTGATAGGTGTCGAAGCTTATTCTTCTGAGCCTCTGTGAGTGGGGGAAGATTGCGGGCTTCAGCTAGGAGAAAAGGACAAAGCGTAGGAAATCCTGATTACACTTTTGTGGGAAGTCCTAGCCTCCTTCCCTTGCtactgctgctgctttttttgttttagttttccatGCCAATTCAGGTCTTGACCCTGACCCTGTGTACCCCAGGAGggttttctaggatttttttttttttttaagattttatttatttgacagagagagacacagcgagagagggaacacaagcaggaggagcgggagagggagaagcaggcttcccgctgcgcagggagcccgatgtggggctcgatcccaggaccctgggatcacgacctgagccgaaggcagacgcttaacaactgagccacccaggcgcccccctaggATTTCTTCTAGTCCTTCCAGAAACTGCCCTTCTCCCACTTCCACTACTCCAGAGCTCCAGCCCTCTGGTTACCTAAGTAATCAGCATATGTCCCGTAAGCAAACACTGTGAGCAGCCGGAACGTGGAAGCGAAGTCACTCTCAGCCAGCTGCAAGAATATGAAGGAAGACGTGACAGGACGGGCCTCTCTCCAGCTTCCCAGCTTCATTCCGTTTTGAATTCCACTTTCTGGCCCCAtctttcccctctcccatccGCTCTCCCAGACCACTCTGCCTCTCTGATCACTCTCCCCACTGAAAGGCCTGATTTCCACCTCAAGGCCCTTATTTACActaccctcccccctcccaatCCACCATGCCCTCTTCCTCCATACGTCTTCATTCTTACCCTAAATTCAGAATTGAACACATTCAGAGTGTTCAGTAGTGTGTGTGGGCACGTGCACACCCAGACATTGCAAATTGTGTTTTGGTCCTTAGAGTGTGTTTAGTATTTCTGAATCTGAATATCATTAGGCAGTCTG
The sequence above is drawn from the Zalophus californianus isolate mZalCal1 chromosome 9, mZalCal1.pri.v2, whole genome shotgun sequence genome and encodes:
- the COPS7A gene encoding COP9 signalosome complex subunit 7a isoform X1, producing MSAEVKVTGQNQEQFLLLAKSAKGAALATLIHQVLEAPGVYVFGELLDMPNVRELAESDFASTFRLLTVFAYGTYADYLAEARNLPPLTEAQKNKLRHLSVVTLAAKVKCIPYAVLLEALALRNVRQLEDLVIEAVYADVLRGSLDQRNQRLEVDYSIGRDIQRQDLSAIARTLQEWCVGCEVVLSGIEEQVSRANQHKEQQLGLKQQIESEVANLKKTIKVTTAAAAAATSQDPEQHLTELREPAPGTNQRQPSKKASKGKGLRGSAKIWSKSN
- the COPS7A gene encoding COP9 signalosome complex subunit 7a isoform X2, with translation MSAEVKVTGQNQEQFLLLAKSAKGAALATLIHQVLEAPGVYVFGELLDMPNVRELAESDFASTFRLLTVFAYGTYADYLAEARNLPPLTEAQKNKLRHLSVVTLAAKVKCIPYAVLLEALALRNVRQLEDLVIEAVYADVLRGSLDQRNQRLEVDYSIGRDIQRQDLSAIARTLQEWCVGCEVVLSGIEEQVSRANQHKEQQLGLKQQIESEVANLKKTIKVTTAAAAAATSQDPEQHLTELREPAPGTNQRQPSKKASKGKGF